One stretch of Natrinema salaciae DNA includes these proteins:
- a CDS encoding RNA polymerase sigma factor sigma-70 region 4 domain-containing protein, producing the protein MSSEQATLVDFGPDLSPLTEAEREAYVSCRENGTGVREFARRTDRQPGTIGNLLARAEEKLEEGST; encoded by the coding sequence GTGTCGAGTGAGCAAGCGACGCTGGTCGACTTTGGGCCGGACCTCTCCCCGCTCACGGAGGCCGAACGCGAGGCCTACGTCTCCTGCCGAGAGAACGGCACCGGCGTTCGCGAGTTCGCCCGCCGGACCGACCGCCAGCCCGGAACGATCGGCAATCTGCTCGCTCGAGCCGAAGAGAAACTCGAGGAGGGATCGACGTGA